The Scleropages formosus chromosome 11, fSclFor1.1, whole genome shotgun sequence genome window below encodes:
- the saa gene encoding serum amyloid A — translation MKLLLAGLVLVLVVGSHAQWYKFPREAYQGSRDMWRAYSDMKEANWKNSDKYFHARGNYDAAQRGPGGRWAAEVISNARERVQGASGRGHEDTAADQEANRWGRHGGDPNRYRPNGLPSKY, via the exons ATGAAGCTGCTGCTGGCAGGACTGGTTCTGGTGCTGGTCGTGGGATCCCATGCCCAGTGGTACAAGTTCCCTAGAGAAGCATACCAGG GGTCACGTGACATGTGGCGCGCCTACTCAGACATGAAGGAGGCCAACTGGAAGAACTCGGACAAGTACTTCCACGCTCGAGGGAACTACGATGCTGCCCAGAGGGGCCCTGGGGGAAGGTGGGCTGCTGAAGTCATCAG CAATGCCCGGGAGAGGGTGCAGGGAGCCAGTGGGCGTGGCCACGAGGACACAGCCGCAGACCAGGAAGCTAACCGCTGGGGTCGCCACGGAGGTGATCCAAACCGCTACAGGCCTAACGGACTGCCCAGCAAGTACTGA
- the tmem138 gene encoding transmembrane protein 138, whose protein sequence is MLQTNNYSLVLLIQLALLAYDLFVNSFSELLRAAPVVQLVLFIIQDIAILFNVIIILLMMFNTYVFQVGLVSLLLERFRALLLLSALYLTLSISFHCWIMNLRWLDSNRFVWTDGLQTLFVFQRLSAVLYYYFYKRTTEYLGDPRLYEDSAWLRDAFARARQ, encoded by the exons ATGCTTCAGACAAACAACTACTCCCTGGTTCTGCTGATCCAGTTGGCTCTGCTGGCCTACGACCTCTTCGTCAACTCCTTCAGCGAGCTGCTGAGGGCGGCTCCCGTCGTCCAGCTGGTGCTCTTCAT TATCCAGGACATCGCTATCCTCTTCAACGTCATCATCATCCTGCTGATGATGTTCAACACGTACGTGTTCCAGGTGGGCCTAGTGTCTCTGCTGCTGGAGCGCTTCcgggctctgctgctgctgtctgccCTCTACCTGACCCTCAGCATCTCCTTCCACTGCTGGATCATG AACTTGCGCTGGCTGGACTCCAACCGATTTGTATGGACAGATGGTCTCCAAACCCTGTTTGTTTTCCAGCGACTGT CGGCCGTGCTGTACTACTACTTCTACAAGCGCACCACCGAGTACTTGGGCGACCCGCGCCTCTACGAAGACTCTGCCTGGTTGCGCGACGCCTTCGCTCGAGCGCGACAGTGA